ACAAAGCACCTTTGGGGCATACAAGGAAGACACCCCCCACCCACGCCCCCCCAGCATGGTTTTGCATCCCGAACATCTCCCCCTGACCACAGGACAGAGCCGCCAGCACTGCCCGTGCTGCCCACCGTGGCCCCCCGCTCTCGCCCCGCACACATTTACAACCCCTTGCAATAAGTATTAGGAGCTAAAGCGGGGGGGGGTAATGTGtttgcagcttcccctccctccaagTCATCCCGAAATGCAGCAAACTCATAGTAACAGGCTGCGAAGTGAAgtgaaaaataagtcttttattGTGCACGGAGCAAAGATTGCACCGACGTAGCGGTTGAGATCACTGTGCTCCTCCTTGGCACCCGTCCCACGGTTGGCCACGCGCTGCAGTCCAGCGCAGCCCCTCCGGCAACCCTTTGCTCCCTCCTCACCCCATGGAAAAAATCAGGCAGGAGGGTGTTTGGCTGCTGCCCGCCCTTCCCAGAGCCCCGGTGCCCATCCTCAGCCCCGCATCTGGTGGCCAGAGGGTATCGGTGGCTACCGTGGCAGATGGTAATTCctaaaaagcagctgaaggaagtGATAACCAAACAGCCTTTCCCATGGTGTGTTGGCGATGAGCaccacccccccgcgccccggggcACATATTCCCtcctgaggggaagggagggaccATGACAGCCACGCTCGGGCAGGGATCCGTGGTCAGGGACGCGTGGGCAGCTGGGGCCGGttttaaagaacagtttattCGCTCACAAACAAGATGGTCGTATCCCTTTGACCCCGATTTAAAAACCCAGTGTGTACAAAGTCACAGTCACGGCTTGAAGAGCACAAGGCAGCACCCtcggaaaaacaaaaaaagtaattaaaagtcCCGGCGTTATGTACAGCTAAGTGCCAGCTCGAGTATTCACAACACAGTAACGTACTGCAATTAGTCGCTTAAAAAGTAGTTCCCTTGAGAAACAACCTTCCGCTCCGGCAGGGCCGGAGTCCGTCccgtccatccatctgtccggCGATGCTCAGTGCCGCTGGCAGGTGTGCAGGCGGGAGGCATCGGCAGGGCCATGCTCTCGCTGGAGGCGACACGCCAGCCCCTCGGCGCACTGGCACCGCTGGAAGATCTCCAGGCCGTGGGTGCCTTTCCGCCGGTGCCGGGTACACACCTGCCCTTCCCGCAGCACCGGCTTGCAGATTTTGGACCAGAAGTGACGGGCGCAGCACAGCCCGGCTGAGCAGTCCGAAGAGCGCAGGCAGAAGTCCCCTTCCTCACCTgcgtggggacagggtggcatgTATTCAGCCTGGGATGCTCCCACAGGGGATGATGGAGCAGGTTGGGTATCCCCCACAGAGACAGTgaggcagggtgggcagcccAGAATGCTCCCAAGGGGCGCAGTGGGGCAAGGTGAGCATCCCAGACTGATCCCACAGGAGACGGGAAGGCAGGGTGGGCATCCCGGACTGACCCCATGAGGGCCAGGGTGGGTATCCCAGACTGACAGCAGGGCAGGATGAGCATCCTGGACCAACCCCACGGGGGACAGCAAGGCAGGGTGGACATCCTGGACTGACCCCAGGGAgagtggggcagggtgggcatCCCGGACCAGCCccacaggggacagcagggcaggatgCTCAGCCCCCTCACCGGGGACAGTGTGGGGGGGTCACGATGTTGGGCCCCCCCCCCTTACCTTTGGCAGTGGGGAGCCAGGCGGGAGCAGGTGTCCGTCGGGGCAGAGCCTCAGTGCCCATCTCATCCAGCTCGGTGGCTCCGTGGGGAGGCTCCGGGGGGGTGCAGAGCCCTGCGGGAGCCAGCGGGATGGCTGTCAGCCACGCGTGGGATCCCCGACACCCCCTCCCGCGGACACCCCCAGGGTGTCtgtgtccgtccgtccccccccaaccccttcctccccaggctcTGCCGCCCCTCACCGTTGCTGCAGGTCGTGCCAGGGCAGCACATGGCGTCGCGCAGGCAGCGCTTGCGGCGTCTCCGGCAGGCGAGGCAGAGCGGGGCACCCCCGCCGCGGGCCGCCCCCCCGCAAAACTCCTCGGGGCCGCAATCCTCGTCCTCGGCGCAGGGGaaaggctggtggggagggggagcaagAGAAGAGCGGAGGAGGTCAGCGGGGCCGGCACCCCCACATCATCCCGGTGcgtcccccaccacccccccaaactcCATCCCCGCCGCGTCCCTCCATCTCCGGCGCATCCCTGCTCCTACCTGCCGggtggcggccggcggcggcttGTTGCTGCCGTcgaagggggcggcgggggcggcgctgGCCTCGGCCGctccccccggggggggtcccttgATGGCGTTGGAGCTGAGgccgccgccgggcgccgccgcccgccccgccggggccgcgcagcTCAGCGCCGCCAGCAGCGCCACCAGCCCCCGCATCCTCGTCCcgtcccggcccggcccctcgtCCCCGGTAGCGTCCCCGTCAGCGGAGCAGCTCCCGCGGCCCCCGAGCAGCAGCTACctgcgctgcccgccgccgcctttATACCCCCGGGGGCTGCCTCCTGCGCCCGCCCCCTCGGGGAGGAGGGCACGGCGGATGGGATTTCAAAGgggcccccggggaggggggggggggggttgtgcccccaaaaccaccccctccaccccgccCCGAGGGCTCCGTCATTGGCCGCCGGCCCGGGAGGGGGTTTCGCAACGACGAtgacagaccccccccccccttccctcctccagcatccccccccccgcgcagTCCCCCGGCCAGATGCTCCGCACGCCCCGACGCCGCCGCTGTCTCCAGCCGGGCGCGCCGCCTCGCCCgacggggagggacggggaaaagcggcggggggcgggggggctcgcCCCATGCAACCCGCCCCCCAGTGGCTGGGAGCCGCAGTGGGGTGCAGAGAgcccgccccccaaccccctcgGTGGCAGAGTTGGTCCTTTGGTCTCCTATAAGTCTGCGCTCCCCCCCCTCAACCTTCCCCCGCGCCCTTCCTGGCGCCAGCGCAGCTTTGCaggaaggcgggggggaagggcccggagtgtgtgtgtgcttgggggggggacgggacacgaaGCAGGGGAGGGGGGCTCTGAGCCCCGGCCCGCCCCGTCGACGTCcatcttcccccccaccctgtgctggctgctgcccgcGCACTCGCCTGACCCcagcgcggggtggggggggggggcgggggggttgcaGCTCTGGTGGGGCGGCTCCAGGGCCCTTTGATGCGGGGAGATCAAAGGggtcgcccccccgccccattccCCCCACCCTGGGTTCCCGCACCGGCGCCCTCGGGgcgccccgacccccccccccccaagtcccgtcccgtccccgcggggcagcgcggcgccgccggcaccagggcgccccctggcggccgcgcGGGGCACCGCCGCCCTCCTCCCCTAcacccctcccgccccggggTTTTTGCGAGGGGCAAAAcccaattaattaattttttttttttttttcccccgctaaGGGACTAATCCTCTCGGTCATTTTTCTCAAGTGGGGGCTGGAAAGAAATTacaggcgaaaaaaaaaaaagcctaaacccCATAAATGGTAAGGAGCTATTCCCAGCAGGGTGGGCGACTTCCGACATCActgtcatggaatcatagaatcccagaatggtttgggttggaaggaaccttaaagaccatcccgtttcacccccctccccgccctggccagggacacctcccactacaccaggctgcccaaagcctaGTCCCACCAGCaaaccccagcagcacccacccatCACCCACCCCCCCTGCTCTGCCGGGACCTGCTATCAGGCGTTTCGGGCCCAAAAGGCTCAAGCCGGGCTAATCATTGGCTGGGAAAGTTTCGGCGAGCGCCGAAGGCAGGTGGAAGCTGGGCGGCTTTAGGCCACCGGAATGAGGGCCACACCTTGCCCCGAAATCCCCGCCTTTGCCCCGCAGTTTCAGGTGAGGGCGGCGTCACGCTGGGCTTTGTATCGGATGATTAACTTGTGATTGCTGCATCCCGCGAAATTGATTTGTGATTTTTCCCGGCAGTTATCTAATTGAtttccctccctccgtccctcctgggAGGAtgttttcttgctccttttccccattttttaccTGTCTCTCTGTGTCCACATAGTGGCTGAAGCCCACCCTCAACCTCAACCATGCCGAGATGGCAAGGCAGTTGTGTCACACAGCGGGGCTGAGCGGTTTCCCAGGGATGGATTTAAATCTATTGGGATCGAAATCTGTCTATTCACATCCCCGATGCTGTGAAATGTAGGTGTCATCCTGCCTTCAGGATGCGCTGCCATTAACGGCTGTGCCCCTGTGCCACCACCTCTTGGCATTCACCTTAAGGGACAGCAGGGACAAGTACAGCATCACTCAGGAGGGGTTTGATGCAGTTTCGTGTTCACATCCCACCTAGGGGTGACGCAGCTTGTGGTGGTAACACTGTCCCTTTCCAGCTGCGTGCCCCTGACCCCGCTTACATTGGCAGCAATCAAAATACAAAGCGAATTCTTCATCCCTGAAGAGTAAAGATGCTGCAAATATGCTTATTGCTTAGTATGTTCACAGAATAattgtgtgtgggggtgtgtcaCCTGGGGCCAACCCTGCTCAGACCCCTTTGGCCTGGCCGCTCAGGGAGATGCCGGTGCTCAAATAAGCACTAAACTGCATTAACTGTGGCCATTTGCCTTTGCATCCTGCTGAAAATCCCAGTCCCGGTAGTAATCTCTTAAATACCACACGTTTTCTTCGGTTGTCTCTTACTGCGTATCGTCACACAAATGAGAATAAACCCCCCCGATTTAATCGCTGACCAGAAGAACTCTCCCAAACTCGGCTTCCGCTGGGGAAGAAAGCTGCCCACACGCCGttcaaaagtaattatttttatttcaactctATAAAGTATACAACAGGCACTCGGCAATTACAGCTGCAgggaaaatacagagcaaaacaaaagcggttaaagtttatgaaaaaaaagttcttaaatctACATCAAAAGAGTGCAACCGGCCAATGGCCGGTGGATGACCGGCATGTGTCCGACAAACAGAACCTCTTTCATGtaagaagaaaactggagaaaataagaatataaaacgAAGGGCTAGTGTAAAAACAGCGTAAATTGGGACTCGACAGGCAACTCCGAACGAAAATTTCCCCTTTTGCCGGTAAAGCCCTAAAACCGCCCAAATCCGGGGGTTATGGCTGGTTGAGGCGGGGGGATGAGGAGCTCCCAGCTTCCCAGCGGGGCTCGGCGGGACGCCTCCAATGGGGGCCACATACGGGGGGAATCGGGGCgatggaggggaagaggggcaAAAAAGCACAGATCCTGTTTCGTTGAGCGGTGCCAAACGAGCTCCGCCTTCACATTgtggcgggggtggtggtggtggtggtggtggttcgGGTCCAAAAAAAAGCCCCCGCAGGTGGGGGTTTGCGCAGCGAGTCGCTCGTCGTTGTCTTTTTTGTCAtcgttgtttgttgttttgttttgttttgttttccaggtgggAGATTTGTAACAGGATTTGCGTAAGACGGGAGTGGGGGGGCTGGCGCTGGACGGCACGATGGGTTGAATCTGCACAGCTTAGCAAAACAGGAATACCTGTCTACGGACTGATAGGATGTCATATATTAATTTGACCCGCACGTTAACATTTATACATTTCACAGAAATGACTCTGTATCTCATTAACAGATACACAGCTCTGGTACATTGAACAGAAATAAGAGAACGACTTCATCATTTCTGTAATTCATCAATATTATATAATAAAGGCTTAGAAATCGGTAGCAGAAAGAACTGTAAAACGCAGCAAGCTAAGAAAGGACGACATTTTGAGGTGTGTTTGTCTTTGTCATGCAGCATAACACCAAatttgtaacctttttttttttttttttcaataggatGCCATGGATTTAAGGCACTTGCAACAATGCCAGATAGCTAGTCGTGTTCTAAAACTATGGGACAGATGAGTTAACAGTACAGTTGACATAAAGTTTAATAATACTGACAATTATGACATTAATTCAAGTCTATCTTGATCTAAAAACATTACATTACAAATCAGGAAATGAAGTAATAATGCCATGGAACTCGAAAAGAAAAAGTTCTATGTGTACCACAAAATATCAACACGAAAATACCTATTTACAGAAATATTCGCTTGTGGTCCTGTTGTTAAATAAGAATTTGCTATGGGTAAATGCAGCACTGTGAGAAGCTACGGATCGGCTGTGTCTTAGCGACACCCACCTTCATCCACTCGTTTTAAACACGGGCGCTCATTTCCCCTTACGTTAATACGCCGTCATCCCATGtattaaaaaaggagacaaagaagaGAGGACAGTAAGTGGAAACACAGAGGCAATCCCTTgttgtggagagagagagatatatatatatataatgcaacTCAAATATATTACTTATAAATGAAGACGTTTGTCATATACATATGCTAAGTATCGTGTTTAAAAGTACGCTTAGGAACAGTGATGGAAGTCGAGTGAGGTTTTTGATATCAAAACAAACTCATATCCGGTACGGCGCATGCCGCACACTGCAGGTATCCATTACCGTGCGCGGCacaagggaaaagggagaggaaaaagaactCATCAGCCCATTTTAAAACCTTCTTCTCGTAACGTTTTCGGGTTGCCGCCCAGAATTGTTGATATATTCTTTCCTCCCGGCAACCCCTTGACCGACAATTGCACCTCAGCTACCAAATATCATCCTTTTGGGACAAACTCCTCTCTCTGTTCTTCTATAGAAAGTTACCAAACGCAACAAGTTTCCTCCTCCAATGTCGCTGCATCCTTGAGTGAAAAACCAGGGGGATGCGAGTAAAGAATTCGGCTTTTAGGCAGCAGCCTGTTTGCTAAGAGGCCTAGTGATTATTTTAGCCCTAGTTCTCAGCATTGGCGTTCAGTGTCTTCCATCCCTCAGAGAAAGGCTGAAAAGCAAGCGGGTATTTGCCCTTTACGAGTAATTCCCGGGAGACGTAGTTACCGTCTTTTCCCTACACTTCTGAAGGCAAACAAAGTCTTAATAACTAACGGATAGCGGAAACAACCTGAAGTTACTGTGCCGATGTCATTGCCTCAGCCTTCGGAGAATTAGGAAGGAAATTCAGCGACACGGACCAGTTTCAAAGGCGTCGCCACGACCGAGCTCTTTAGCTGGCTGGCAATCAGCAGACATCGTCAATGCTGtcaaaggaggggagaaaatacCTTTCTGATCTGCTCTACTAAGTCGCTTTCATTAGGAAACGGGCAGGAGTTGTGACCTAGCATGGGGGATATAATTTTTTACTGTCAAAAGACACATTTTACGTAGGCAAATATAAAAGATACATTTTACGTAGGCAAAAGTCATATGACCGACTTTTCAGCAAAAGTTGATCTTCTGACTTCCCGCGTATACAACAGCTCTTGGCAGCTCTGAGATGAAACGGGGCAGcatctgctcattttttggggCAGGCTCTGCCACAGAGACTTGAAAGCTGATGAACTTTTAGTCCCGTGCATAACGCAACCAGCAGGCATCCAGGACAAGGATGCCTCTGTTACGCCCTACAAACCCGAACAGACTGcactgaagcaaaggaaaagcagtggaAGTGAGGGAAAAGCGTACAGACAATAGTATTGCTTTCCCCAGCAATTTTTTTCACACGAGCTGACTTAGCTCTAGCCATTCCTGTGCCTTAAATGCGGTCACTGGGGACCCAGTACACCAGGGACACGGAGACCTCGCACAAACACATCCCATATCGGCTTTCCATTTAATTCCACGGACTTTCCCGTGGAGCTCCTTTGTCTGGTGAGGCATTAGGATTACATTTTTACGGGCAATATTACAAACACAGCCAGCAAACCGGCCCTCTaccaccttttattttaattagctttgTACTAAACACGGAAGAGATGCAGACACGGAGATGTAAAGTCATCTAAGGGCGTGATGAACGATGCCTCTTGCTACATATTTCTGAAATGGTCATTGACTCCATTTGTATTCACAGATGAAGGATATACGTAGCACCTCTAAAGTACATTATGGGTCTTGCATTTTCCCTTTGGGTTCTAAAAAGGTAAAAGTTAAGCTTAATTTTATGCCTAATAGCTAATCAGTAAGACCAGTGGGCTGCTGTCACTTTATTACAGGACCATTATTTAAGCGCTATTTTATATGTAAAACGGattaattttatgattttttttttgtcatgcagTTATGTATTTGTaccaagggaaaggaaaaaaaaccaaccccaaacgtCGTGTTACAGTATGTTCTCAGCTGGATGAGAGAAGCGACCCATATCTGCCTTAACAGGATCTAGAGCAGTTGTGCTTTTGTTTTAccaggctaaaataaaaaattccccaaaagaaagaggaaaggtaaCATTCAGTCTTGTCAAGAATACCGCTCGGTTaggaaaaaggacaaattttACCACTGCTTTGACGTGAAGTCTTTGACCAGTACGGTTGTGGTCCTCCTTTGCTCCTACACTGGCCTACAGCAGAAGACCTACAGAGTTTGGAGGGTGGGAAGAGCCCAAATCCTGCACTGTATTTAGCTCCAGCACTTAATAAATTACTATTGATCCTACCAATAAAGCCAGTACCTTGCAGCTAGAATTAAGTGCATCTTACACTACGTATCTCTCGACTTTTATAATTAAGAGCGTAGCAAGATCATCGCAGTGATAGAAAACGTTATCTCTTTACTGGTGAAAGGCTTTGCGTCAGGACCACCATGTCAACTGCTATTTTAAGTTCAAACATAAAACATGAAGAGCACTATTGTCATCTAAGCAATAAGTCCTAATGCCACTGTAGTTACTGTAGCAGCATCAATCAAGGCATCATGGTGACCCCGAGCACTAATCCTCCCCAATTCTTTCGGTTTCGCTGGCAGCCATATGTCCCAGGAAGCTGTCTTCAGCAAGGCAGAAGCAGGTaagagaaatacattaaaaatctaTGTCCCATCCTGAGTTGTCGTCAGGGGGTGGTTCATCACTGTCCTCTGGGAAGCTGTCAAAATTGCTTGTGTCTGTTGGAGATGCAACCTGCGGAAAGAAGCGAGTGATAAGAAGATGATGGTCATCAAAGTGGACCTTTGAGACATTTCCTCTCCATCTCATGACCCTGACCATTCACGAGCATTCACTGCTAACTGCAGCAAGCAAGGAAAGTTCTGCATGCAACAACTTCTGTTGAATCCCATGAGGACTTCCCACAGCTCCCCTACTCTAATGATCCAGGCCCTCTAGGGT
The sequence above is drawn from the Chroicocephalus ridibundus chromosome 6, bChrRid1.1, whole genome shotgun sequence genome and encodes:
- the DKK1 gene encoding dickkopf-related protein 1 → MRGLVALLAALSCAAPAGRAAAPGGGLSSNAIKGPPPGGAAEASAAPAAPFDGSNKPPPAATRQPFPCAEDEDCGPEEFCGGAARGGGAPLCLACRRRRKRCLRDAMCCPGTTCSNGLCTPPEPPHGATELDEMGTEALPRRTPAPAWLPTAKGEEGDFCLRSSDCSAGLCCARHFWSKICKPVLREGQVCTRHRRKGTHGLEIFQRCQCAEGLACRLQREHGPADASRLHTCQRH